Proteins from a genomic interval of Zingiber officinale cultivar Zhangliang chromosome 1B, Zo_v1.1, whole genome shotgun sequence:
- the LOC121981123 gene encoding formamidopyrimidine-DNA glycosylase-like isoform X4, whose translation MPELPEVEAARRAIEEHCAGKRICECSVADDPKVIDGVSASELEVTLVGKTIVAALRKGKNLWLRLDSPPFPSFHFGMTGAICIKGVAVTKYVRSSVSDSDEWPLKYSKVFVKLDDSVEFCFTDKRRFARVRLLKDPQSVPPISELGPDALLELVPVDEFVESLSKKKIAIKALLLDQGFISGIGNWIADEVLYQAKIHPLQIASSLTKESCKSLHKCIREVIKHAVEVDANSSYFPKEWLFHLRWGKKSGKINGKKIEFVTAGGRVRVAEVNWETVGRGLRN comes from the exons ATGCCagaactaccggaggtggaggcAGCGCGACGGGCGATCGAGGAGCACTGCGCCGGGAAGAGGATCTGCGAGTGCTCAGTGGCGGACGATCCTAAGGTCATCGACGGAGTCTCGGCGTCCGAGCTTGAGGTGACCCTCGTCGGCAAAACCATCGTCGCCGCCCTTCGTAAGGGCAAGAACCTATGGCTACGCCTCGACTCACCGCCATTCCCCTCTTTCCATTTTG GAATGACGGGCGCCATTTGTATCAAAGGCGTCGCTGTAACTAAATACGTGAG GTCTTCGGTAAGTGACTCCGATGAGTGGCCTTTAAAGTACTCAAAGGTGTTTGTTAAA CTAGATGATAGCGTGGAGTTCTGTTTTACTGATAAGAGACGTTTTGCCCGGGTTCGCTTGCTTAAAGAT CCACAATCTGTACCTCCAATTTCTGAGCTAGGCCCTGATGCCCTGTTGGAGCTTGTGCCAGTTGATGAGTTTGTGGAGTCCCTTAGCAAAAAGAAGATTGCAATAAAAGCTCTCTTACTTGATCAG GGCTTTATTTCAGGCATTGGGAATTGGATTGCAGATGAAGTTCTTTACCAG GCAAAGATTCATCCCCTTCAAATTGCTTCAAGCTTGACCAAAGAGAGTTGCAAGTCATTACACAAATGCATCAGAGAG GTTATCAAACATGCGGTTGAAGTTGATGCAAACTCCAGCTACTTTCCAAAAGAATGGTTGTTTCATTTGCGTTGGGGCAAAAAGTCTGGCAAAATCAATG GAAAGAAGATTGAATTTGTTACAGCAGGTGgcagagtaag AGTTGCAGAAGTTAACTGGGAGACAGTTGGAAGGGGTCTTAGGAACTAA
- the LOC121981123 gene encoding formamidopyrimidine-DNA glycosylase-like isoform X3: protein MPELPEVEAARRAIEEHCAGKRICECSVADDPKVIDGVSASELEVTLVGKTIVAALRKGKNLWLRLDSPPFPSFHFGMTGAICIKGVAVTKYVRSSLDDSVEFCFTDKRRFARVRLLKDPQSVPPISELGPDALLELVPVDEFVESLSKKKIAIKALLLDQGFISGIGNWIADEVLYQAKIHPLQIASSLTKESCKSLHKCIREVIKHAVEVDANSSYFPKEWLFHLRWGKKSGKINGKKIEFVTAGGRNSAYVPELQKLTGRQLEGVLGTKRRKSGSEQEEYGTTFEESESIECVRTHRWKTSTRKNDGIHGKGMTEK, encoded by the exons ATGCCagaactaccggaggtggaggcAGCGCGACGGGCGATCGAGGAGCACTGCGCCGGGAAGAGGATCTGCGAGTGCTCAGTGGCGGACGATCCTAAGGTCATCGACGGAGTCTCGGCGTCCGAGCTTGAGGTGACCCTCGTCGGCAAAACCATCGTCGCCGCCCTTCGTAAGGGCAAGAACCTATGGCTACGCCTCGACTCACCGCCATTCCCCTCTTTCCATTTTG GAATGACGGGCGCCATTTGTATCAAAGGCGTCGCTGTAACTAAATACGTGAG GTCTTCG CTAGATGATAGCGTGGAGTTCTGTTTTACTGATAAGAGACGTTTTGCCCGGGTTCGCTTGCTTAAAGAT CCACAATCTGTACCTCCAATTTCTGAGCTAGGCCCTGATGCCCTGTTGGAGCTTGTGCCAGTTGATGAGTTTGTGGAGTCCCTTAGCAAAAAGAAGATTGCAATAAAAGCTCTCTTACTTGATCAG GGCTTTATTTCAGGCATTGGGAATTGGATTGCAGATGAAGTTCTTTACCAG GCAAAGATTCATCCCCTTCAAATTGCTTCAAGCTTGACCAAAGAGAGTTGCAAGTCATTACACAAATGCATCAGAGAG GTTATCAAACATGCGGTTGAAGTTGATGCAAACTCCAGCTACTTTCCAAAAGAATGGTTGTTTCATTTGCGTTGGGGCAAAAAGTCTGGCAAAATCAATG GAAAGAAGATTGAATTTGTTACAGCAGGTGgcaga AATTCGGCTTATGTACCAGAGTTGCAGAAGTTAACTGGGAGACAGTTGGAAGGGGTCTTAGGAACTAAGCGAAGAAAATCAGGAAGTGAACAAGAGGAATACGGTACAACTTTTGAAGAAAGTGAGTCTATTGAGTGCGTCAGGACTCATCGATGGAAGACCTCTACGAGGAAGAATGATGGAATTCACGGTAAAGGGATGACAGAGAAATAA
- the LOC121981123 gene encoding formamidopyrimidine-DNA glycosylase-like isoform X6 has product MPELPEVEAARRAIEEHCAGKRICECSVADDPKVIDGVSASELEVTLVGKTIVAALRKGKNLWLRLDSPPFPSFHFGMTGAICIKGVAVTKYVRSSVSDSDEWPLKYSKVFVKLDDSVEFCFTDKRRFARVRLLKDPQSVPPISELGPDALLELVPVDEFVESLSKKKIAIKALLLDQGFISGIGNWIADEVLYQAKIHPLQIASSLTKESCKSLHKCIREVIKHAVEVDANSSYFPKEWLFHLRWGKKSGKINGKKIEFVTAGGRSCRS; this is encoded by the exons ATGCCagaactaccggaggtggaggcAGCGCGACGGGCGATCGAGGAGCACTGCGCCGGGAAGAGGATCTGCGAGTGCTCAGTGGCGGACGATCCTAAGGTCATCGACGGAGTCTCGGCGTCCGAGCTTGAGGTGACCCTCGTCGGCAAAACCATCGTCGCCGCCCTTCGTAAGGGCAAGAACCTATGGCTACGCCTCGACTCACCGCCATTCCCCTCTTTCCATTTTG GAATGACGGGCGCCATTTGTATCAAAGGCGTCGCTGTAACTAAATACGTGAG GTCTTCGGTAAGTGACTCCGATGAGTGGCCTTTAAAGTACTCAAAGGTGTTTGTTAAA CTAGATGATAGCGTGGAGTTCTGTTTTACTGATAAGAGACGTTTTGCCCGGGTTCGCTTGCTTAAAGAT CCACAATCTGTACCTCCAATTTCTGAGCTAGGCCCTGATGCCCTGTTGGAGCTTGTGCCAGTTGATGAGTTTGTGGAGTCCCTTAGCAAAAAGAAGATTGCAATAAAAGCTCTCTTACTTGATCAG GGCTTTATTTCAGGCATTGGGAATTGGATTGCAGATGAAGTTCTTTACCAG GCAAAGATTCATCCCCTTCAAATTGCTTCAAGCTTGACCAAAGAGAGTTGCAAGTCATTACACAAATGCATCAGAGAG GTTATCAAACATGCGGTTGAAGTTGATGCAAACTCCAGCTACTTTCCAAAAGAATGGTTGTTTCATTTGCGTTGGGGCAAAAAGTCTGGCAAAATCAATG GAAAGAAGATTGAATTTGTTACAGCAGGTGgcaga AGTTGCAGAAGTTAA
- the LOC121981123 gene encoding formamidopyrimidine-DNA glycosylase-like isoform X2: MPELPEVEAARRAIEEHCAGKRICECSVADDPKVIDGVSASELEVTLVGKTIVAALRKGKNLWLRLDSPPFPSFHFGMTGAICIKGVAVTKYVRSSVSDSDEWPLKYSKVFVKLDDSVEFCFTDKRRFARVRLLKDPQSVPPISELGPDALLELVPVDEFVESLSKKKIAIKALLLDQGFISGIGNWIADEVLYQAKIHPLQIASSLTKESCKSLHKCIREVIKHAVEVDANSSYFPKEWLFHLRWGKKSGKINGKKIEFVTAGGRNSAYVPELQKLTGRQLEGVLGTKRRKSGSEQEEYGTTFEESESIECVRTHRWKTSTRKNDGIHGKGMTEK; encoded by the exons ATGCCagaactaccggaggtggaggcAGCGCGACGGGCGATCGAGGAGCACTGCGCCGGGAAGAGGATCTGCGAGTGCTCAGTGGCGGACGATCCTAAGGTCATCGACGGAGTCTCGGCGTCCGAGCTTGAGGTGACCCTCGTCGGCAAAACCATCGTCGCCGCCCTTCGTAAGGGCAAGAACCTATGGCTACGCCTCGACTCACCGCCATTCCCCTCTTTCCATTTTG GAATGACGGGCGCCATTTGTATCAAAGGCGTCGCTGTAACTAAATACGTGAG GTCTTCGGTAAGTGACTCCGATGAGTGGCCTTTAAAGTACTCAAAGGTGTTTGTTAAA CTAGATGATAGCGTGGAGTTCTGTTTTACTGATAAGAGACGTTTTGCCCGGGTTCGCTTGCTTAAAGAT CCACAATCTGTACCTCCAATTTCTGAGCTAGGCCCTGATGCCCTGTTGGAGCTTGTGCCAGTTGATGAGTTTGTGGAGTCCCTTAGCAAAAAGAAGATTGCAATAAAAGCTCTCTTACTTGATCAG GGCTTTATTTCAGGCATTGGGAATTGGATTGCAGATGAAGTTCTTTACCAG GCAAAGATTCATCCCCTTCAAATTGCTTCAAGCTTGACCAAAGAGAGTTGCAAGTCATTACACAAATGCATCAGAGAG GTTATCAAACATGCGGTTGAAGTTGATGCAAACTCCAGCTACTTTCCAAAAGAATGGTTGTTTCATTTGCGTTGGGGCAAAAAGTCTGGCAAAATCAATG GAAAGAAGATTGAATTTGTTACAGCAGGTGgcaga AATTCGGCTTATGTACCAGAGTTGCAGAAGTTAACTGGGAGACAGTTGGAAGGGGTCTTAGGAACTAAGCGAAGAAAATCAGGAAGTGAACAAGAGGAATACGGTACAACTTTTGAAGAAAGTGAGTCTATTGAGTGCGTCAGGACTCATCGATGGAAGACCTCTACGAGGAAGAATGATGGAATTCACGGTAAAGGGATGACAGAGAAATAA
- the LOC121981161 gene encoding uncharacterized protein LOC121981161: protein MFDITMRKLQINMVCSSLPSTRILSDLRIGWSCSGFKTLHSTKVIWESLFLNSEGLSPHQTKRKQGKNTHVARDLPVLLEYNRLLKKTTHVIGLGDETVVNGVEQEAATSTGAPRSARQAFLNCNAPRKFCLAFLVLRMFANGSSIKLWEITENGGQRLSLNISISIFQVSIRATLVVWLKT, encoded by the exons ATGTTTGATATCACAATGAGGAAATTACAGATCAATATGGTATGCAGCTCCCTACCGAGCACGAGGATTCTGTCAGACTTGCGAATTGGTTGGTCATGCTCAGGATTCAAAACACTACATAGCACCAAAGTTATCTGGGAAAGCCTCTTCTTGAACAGCGAAGGCCTCTCACCCCATCAgaccaaaagaaaacaaggaaagaacACGCACGTCGCCCGGGATTTGCCGGT ACTTCTCGAATACAATAGACTATTAAAGAAAACAACCCATGTCATTGGACTTGGAGACGAGACGGTGGTCAACGGCGTGGAGCAGGAAGCGGCGACCTCAACGGGCGCGCCTCGGTCGGCCCGACAAG CTTTCTTGAACTGCAATGCCCCTCGCAAATTCTGTCTAGCTTTCTTGGTGTTGCGCATGTTTGCAAATGGCAGTTCAATAAAGCTGTGGGAAATCACAGAGAATGGTGGCCAAAGATTGAGCCTTAATATATCTATTTCCATTTTTCAGGTAAGTATAAGAGCAACGTTAGTTGTGTGGCTTAAAACTTAA
- the LOC121981123 gene encoding formamidopyrimidine-DNA glycosylase-like isoform X7 has protein sequence MPELPEVEAARRAIEEHCAGKRICECSVADDPKVIDGVSASELEVTLVGKTIVAALRKGKNLWLRLDSPPFPSFHFGMTGAICIKGVAVTKYVRSSVSDSDEWPLKYSKVFVKLDDSVEFCFTDKRRFARVRLLKDPQSVPPISELGPDALLELVPVDEFVESLSKKKIAIKALLLDQGFISGIGNWIADEVLYQAKIHPLQIASSLTKESCKSLHKCIREVIKHAVEVDANSSYFPKEWLFHLRWGKKSGKINVIPPLCRESWRAFQL, from the exons ATGCCagaactaccggaggtggaggcAGCGCGACGGGCGATCGAGGAGCACTGCGCCGGGAAGAGGATCTGCGAGTGCTCAGTGGCGGACGATCCTAAGGTCATCGACGGAGTCTCGGCGTCCGAGCTTGAGGTGACCCTCGTCGGCAAAACCATCGTCGCCGCCCTTCGTAAGGGCAAGAACCTATGGCTACGCCTCGACTCACCGCCATTCCCCTCTTTCCATTTTG GAATGACGGGCGCCATTTGTATCAAAGGCGTCGCTGTAACTAAATACGTGAG GTCTTCGGTAAGTGACTCCGATGAGTGGCCTTTAAAGTACTCAAAGGTGTTTGTTAAA CTAGATGATAGCGTGGAGTTCTGTTTTACTGATAAGAGACGTTTTGCCCGGGTTCGCTTGCTTAAAGAT CCACAATCTGTACCTCCAATTTCTGAGCTAGGCCCTGATGCCCTGTTGGAGCTTGTGCCAGTTGATGAGTTTGTGGAGTCCCTTAGCAAAAAGAAGATTGCAATAAAAGCTCTCTTACTTGATCAG GGCTTTATTTCAGGCATTGGGAATTGGATTGCAGATGAAGTTCTTTACCAG GCAAAGATTCATCCCCTTCAAATTGCTTCAAGCTTGACCAAAGAGAGTTGCAAGTCATTACACAAATGCATCAGAGAG GTTATCAAACATGCGGTTGAAGTTGATGCAAACTCCAGCTACTTTCCAAAAGAATGGTTGTTTCATTTGCGTTGGGGCAAAAAGTCTGGCAAAATCAATG TCATTCCCCCATTGTGCAGAGAAAGTTGGAGAGCATTTCAGCTTTAA
- the LOC121981123 gene encoding formamidopyrimidine-DNA glycosylase-like isoform X5, whose translation MPELPEVEAARRAIEEHCAGKRICECSVADDPKVIDGVSASELEVTLVGKTIVAALRKGKNLWLRLDSPPFPSFHFGMTGAICIKGVAVTKYVRSSVSDSDEWPLKYSKVFVKLDDSVEFCFTDKRRFARVRLLKDPQSVPPISELGPDALLELVPVDEFVESLSKKKIAIKALLLDQGFISGIGNWIADEVLYQAKIHPLQIASSLTKESCKSLHKCIREVIKHAVEVDANSSYFPKEWLFHLRWGKKSGKINGKKIEFVTAGGRVRIRLMYQSCRS comes from the exons ATGCCagaactaccggaggtggaggcAGCGCGACGGGCGATCGAGGAGCACTGCGCCGGGAAGAGGATCTGCGAGTGCTCAGTGGCGGACGATCCTAAGGTCATCGACGGAGTCTCGGCGTCCGAGCTTGAGGTGACCCTCGTCGGCAAAACCATCGTCGCCGCCCTTCGTAAGGGCAAGAACCTATGGCTACGCCTCGACTCACCGCCATTCCCCTCTTTCCATTTTG GAATGACGGGCGCCATTTGTATCAAAGGCGTCGCTGTAACTAAATACGTGAG GTCTTCGGTAAGTGACTCCGATGAGTGGCCTTTAAAGTACTCAAAGGTGTTTGTTAAA CTAGATGATAGCGTGGAGTTCTGTTTTACTGATAAGAGACGTTTTGCCCGGGTTCGCTTGCTTAAAGAT CCACAATCTGTACCTCCAATTTCTGAGCTAGGCCCTGATGCCCTGTTGGAGCTTGTGCCAGTTGATGAGTTTGTGGAGTCCCTTAGCAAAAAGAAGATTGCAATAAAAGCTCTCTTACTTGATCAG GGCTTTATTTCAGGCATTGGGAATTGGATTGCAGATGAAGTTCTTTACCAG GCAAAGATTCATCCCCTTCAAATTGCTTCAAGCTTGACCAAAGAGAGTTGCAAGTCATTACACAAATGCATCAGAGAG GTTATCAAACATGCGGTTGAAGTTGATGCAAACTCCAGCTACTTTCCAAAAGAATGGTTGTTTCATTTGCGTTGGGGCAAAAAGTCTGGCAAAATCAATG GAAAGAAGATTGAATTTGTTACAGCAGGTGgcagagtaag AATTCGGCTTATGTACCAGAGTTGCAGAAGTTAA